The Dioscorea cayenensis subsp. rotundata cultivar TDr96_F1 chromosome 18, TDr96_F1_v2_PseudoChromosome.rev07_lg8_w22 25.fasta, whole genome shotgun sequence genome includes the window TCTCTCCCTTATTCGGCAACTCCTACAACTGTGAGTACAAATTTGATGAAATAATtgattaacaaaaatcaaagcaagaaaagaaaaaaaaatctgcaGTGCAATATTTGTTATCGAACGAATCCATCAACCAGCTTCCTCTAAGCTTCTAGGCCCCAACTGAAAAGTTGAACATGTAATCTTTATCACaaacatgtaattaattaaaatagtaagTAAAGATCAAACCAACATGATGACCAGTGCACCTTAAGTGAATCAATGTGATTAGCAGCATTATaaagggtaaaaaaatataaatcctgCAACATTGCCACAAAATGATTAACATGACACAAAACATCAAAACCAAATGCAAAAACTCATACATTCTTGTGGATGTTCTCTCTGCCATTGTCCATAACATGCGTGCAAGAATTAATTGGGGTATTTTTCACAGGACTCTAAGAAACCAAAAATCATTCTTTTTACAttcaaacacaataaaaatcagATTTTGATTATGATAACAAAAACTACAAGCATTGCAAAACATGTCTAACAAGATGCATTGCAAAACAGGTAAACACATATTTATCACAACCATTGCAGAAACTGCAAGCAAAAAGTGTCTAAATACTCAAATATAATCTAACTATTAATAAGTTATAACCTTCCTAACAAGATGCACTGAAAAATAGGTCAACACATACTTATAACAACCATTGCAGAAGCTACAAGCAAAAAGAGTGCAACAAACCCATAATCAAATCTGAAGACCAATTGAATTGGTCACTTTGATGTGGGACTATCAGTCACCTTAATGTGTTCTAATCTATTTTAATTGTGATCTTACAAGCAAATAATGATAGAAAAGAGCAGGTCAGCTTCATTCTAGGCTGCCAATTCAACAATCCTAAGGTAATGAATTTCACTCATTGCACAAAGACACAAAACAATTATAAGGTAATAAATTCCACTTACTGCACAAAGACACGCACAAAATTAAGGCACAccactaaaaatcttaaaaattaggCATCCTAGAATATCACTACAAACAAGCATAAACTCTTAAAATGAAGTATGGATGAGACATTCCACCAATTTGCAATTTATTTAATGACTTGACAATTGACATCACAATTTCAAGCAACATCTCTACCTAATGCCACAAATAAGATACGTGAAACAAACATCCAATATGGACAGAAAGTTGTATAGGAGAATCAATGCATCTGCAAGGGAAAGAAGTAAATTTGGTCAAAAATAATTACCGGAGGATAAGTAATGAGAAAGATCTATAGATGAAAGGACCATCAGATTCTAAATTTGATGTCTGAAATAATATTGCAGAGCAAATCAGCTTACCGCGAAGGAAATTCACTAGTGCCTATCCCAGCTCGATGTAGCTCATCAACATAATGCAATGTTTCTCTGCACTCTTCTCTATCATCAAATAATTCAATGAGTTATATACATCAAGAAAGTTTGTAAATAGaaggataattaaaaaaaaaaagaaaagaaaaggtagaACCTTTGATTTAAGACATAAATCaatcataaagaatgaaaagcaTGACCAGTGAAACAAAAGTTACAATTAAAATTGAAAGCAATAAAGAAACATAGAGTTAAACCCGATCTATTAAAATTGATCCCAAACGCCATAGACAgtgacaaaatatataaaaatttcctTCCCAATTTGTAGTTGAACAATGAGACAAAATCAAGACCAACACGGAATAATCAAAGCACTCAAATTATTACACGATTGATCATGAACAcccatcaaaataaaataaatatttatccaaaatcaaataaaaaacatcaatCTAGATCGCAAAAAACCATAAAGATGTAAAAATTCCACAGATCAAGTGACATAAAAAGCATCAGATAGTCAGATCTAGAGAAAGAACTTTCACCGGCGCCACTCCCGTATAATAAAACCATCCTcagcataataaaaatgaagCAGCCAATGCAAATCAAGCtaatggaaaaagaaattatcattaatttaatcCTTGTGCTATCTTGCTTATTGaggatattaaataataaaaatgataatcaaACCTGCAGCCAGCATAGcttaaaacagaaaaacaatACCAAGCATTTTGGATGATAATAAAAGTTCGTGCATTTTGGATGTATATTCTACTTAGAAACGATGAAAAGAGCTCTGTAATTAAAGTTTCACTgtaataacaaaacataaagctGAAATAAAGatcaaatccaaacaaaaaacaagtcCATTATCCAAGCTCTCACTCCCAAGTTCCAATCATGCGAAGTAGTAACAATTTTATTGGATCTCAAGCTCTAATCTATGACATATAAGATCTGATCATGCCgattcaaacaaacacaaacaattaaaaaatcaaaaactcataaaaatcaCTAAGGAGATCAAATACCATGAAACAACATCATTTGTTAGGGATTACCTTGTAGAGAATATGCAATTTCTCCCACTTCTCTTGAACCAATTTATATTGTAGAATTCTGTGAATAAATTATCAGATAATGATATGAGCAATCAGACAAACCAATAGAAACAAAACTTGGAGGGGGGATACCTCAGTGACTAATGAGAAGGATTTGGAGCCTGAGAGGCCGGTCAACCAGAAAAGGCCACTCGGAGATGcaagcaaagattaaatccTTCGGTGCTGCCTAGAAATCAAGTACTCTCCACACCCAACCCTAATCGATCATGAAAACGAAAACCAAATGAAGCTCAGGTGCCTTCTCTCTCACTCGATCGCCAAATGGAGAGGGATTCGAGGCTTCGAAGAAAAGAGAAGCGAATAATGAGATCAAAAAAAGGAAGGAGACTATGCTAACGGTGAGGAAGCTTCAACGAGGGCTGGGGATTAGGGTTGGTGAGCAAGAGAGTTAGGGTCGAGATTGGGAGCTCGAGGAGCAGCGTCCATGGTGAAGGGTGAAGGTGAAAAAGACGagagattagggttagggttttacaggggagagaagaagaagaagtaaaagaagaggaagaagtgtaaagataaaaagagagattaggattaggattagaATTAGGGCTGGGGATTAGGGCACTTGGTTTTATTAACTCTATAATAATTTGGAGATTAAAGAGATAACAAGGGTTTAGTGGAAGGATTAAAGAGGGTTTAGAGCTTGCTTGGTGTGAACTGTGTAAattattatactattatttttgacactgtatttggcacagtaataatatattaaaaaaattttatttttggcgCCGTATTTGGGactgtttaatatattaatatatttataattttagcaCTGTATTTGATAcgacattaattaatttactatatttgtatctttggcactgtatttgtcaaggtattaataatttactatatttatattttggcacggtatttggtacggtgttaatatattattatatttatatttttggcaccgtatttggcacaatattaatatattattatatttatatttttagtactGTATTTGGCactgtattaatatattattatatttatattttttgcattgtATTTGACACAGtactagtatattattatatttttatattgttggcacggtatttgacacggaagtaatataatattatatttatattttttgtatggTATTTGATACGGTATTAATAtagtattatatttgtattttgtcaCGACATTTGGcatagtattaatatattattatatttggatttttggcatggtatttggcatggtaataatataattatgtttttttaaaaaaatatatttggcaCTGTCAtgtcaaattattaaatttatatatttggcacggtatttggcacgatattaaaaaatattttaaaaaaatcatatatttgacACGGTTTGTTAGTACCGTATCAAATGTTGTAATaaatttgtcacgattttgTTTTCGTGCCAATTTTACCGTGCcaatttgagatttttcttgtagtgatagtGATTAATAAGGATGATTATTGAATAGgatagaaataaatataaaatatatttatatattttaaaatgtttttaaagaaATCATAGGTGCATATCCAgtacttgaaaaaaaatcaacttgtaTTCTCCACTaaaattattagataaatataaaatatagctTTTATAAAAGTTATATTCTCAACCGAATATTACTCTCGACTGCGCCtctaaatttagatttttatttttatttattttcaaaacttaaaatataaaattaaaaaaaaataattccaaaggggtattttaattttataaataaatgaatgcaCCTACCTGAGATCTTCCCATTTTACAAAGTGGAAACGAAAAGTAGTTAGAAAGAACCGCAAGCAAACCATACACCAAAGTTAGAGCTCAAACACCATCTTTCActaccaaattaaaataaaattatataaataaatgtaaaatcaaaataatatttaaaattatattaaaaagtatggtttcagaattttttgtatttatctcttatattttttacttaCATAATCTTTAGTTACTTTAATATATTGTAACATTGAAAGGAAAAAACTGCcttcaaattataatttttaaatttgtaattatatatatttatgaggtaaaccacacaataaaaaaaatgtttatcaatgttttaattaaaaatggtaCAATATTAGACGGTTCAACTAATTAGATTATAGGTACAAGAAAATACaattgaatttataaaatattatttttaattattttttaaaaaattttggtaTAAATAATTCGGCATGAGAACCAtcttcatattaaaaaaatagtaactcTTTTTGTTACATCAGACatcaattatattaattattttttgaccGATTGGTTGATAGGATACCACTTATCCAACATTGTGTCGCATCATattgaaaaagtttttttttattttaatttaatttttatagatttaggataatttttacaattttaaataattgaatatttattacaCGAGTATAATTATTCATTATGAACGGAAAACCCagtttaattaaacaataaaacactaGTGCTTATTGGCGAACCCAATAAATAAACACCAAGAAGAGACCACTTCGTCAACCTAAAACGTGAAAGAGTCGACAAACATGGCCACAACCAGCGACCGTGCCACCGCTCTCAAAGAATTCGAGGAAACCAAGGCCGGAGTCCGAGGCCTTCTTGACTCCGGCATCACCTCCATTCCGGCCATCTTCCACCACCCCAACATCCACCTCTCATTAATCCCCACAGCCACCAGCAATGTCTCCATCCCCACTGTCGATCTTTCCCTGCCCCGCCCCATCGCCGTTGACCTTATCCGTTCTGCATGCCAAGACTGGGGCTTCTTCCAGCTCGTCAACCATGGCATCCCTCTCTCCATCATCGACAAGGCCATCACCTCCGTCAAATCCTTCCACGAGCTCCCATCCACCGTCCGTTCACAATACTACAATCGTGAACGTGATTCCCAGGTCAGCTACTTCTCTAACATTGATTTATTCCGTTCCACAGCGGCGAGCTGGAGAGACACGTTGCAGATCAGTTTCTGTCCTGTTCGACCGGAATTGGACCGGATCCCGGAGGTTTGCAGGGCGAAGCTGGTGACTTGGGATGAGCAGGTGAAGGAGGTGGCAAGGGAAGTGATGAGGATGATGTGTGAGGGCCTTGGAGTGGACCCGACGAGATTGGAGGAGATGACTTGTCTGGAGTGGAGGAGGATGGTTTGTCACTACTACCCTCCTTGCCCGGAGCCTGATAGGACGTTTGGGACCGTTGATCACACGGATCCCTCGGTTTTAACGGTCCTGCTTCAAGATCAGGTTGGGGGACTTCAGGTGAAGAGAAAAGGGAAGGATGATGAGCAAGACTTTTGGGTTGACGTGAAGCCTGTTCATGGTGCTGTTGTTGTCAACGTTGGTGACCTCCTCCAGGTTTGCATGCTTTGCtgctttgttattattattattatttggtttgataGGTTCGGCCTTATtatataatagattttttttgaCGCAACATGAACTTAATAAGGATGTTTTGATGAAATCATTAACCTgtataacaataatataatttttttttaatatggacaTTAACCACAACTATGATTATTATTGTGTGAAGGAGTTGAATgttcaaattttctttatttgtaagGGGAAAAAACAGTagttacaaatatattattgtggAGATGgtcataataatatattaaaagaaaataaataataataatcaagagTTTAAATACTTTTCCAAATAAAGAAATGCACATGCTGTCTTTTTGTCAGTGTTTGTGACTTCATTAGTAATTGTTC containing:
- the LOC120282483 gene encoding 1-aminocyclopropane-1-carboxylate oxidase homolog 3-like, yielding MATTSDRATALKEFEETKAGVRGLLDSGITSIPAIFHHPNIHLSLIPTATSNVSIPTVDLSLPRPIAVDLIRSACQDWGFFQLVNHGIPLSIIDKAITSVKSFHELPSTVRSQYYNRERDSQVSYFSNIDLFRSTAASWRDTLQISFCPVRPELDRIPEVCRAKLVTWDEQVKEVAREVMRMMCEGLGVDPTRLEEMTCLEWRRMVCHYYPPCPEPDRTFGTVDHTDPSVLTVLLQDQVGGLQVKRKGKDDEQDFWVDVKPVHGAVVVNVGDLLQIISNGEYESVQHRVIANSNEEPRISIAVFFNPGKKGELDLYGPLPELISIEKRAQYRYIKISEFIRTFQSKELGSKFLQHFRLP